Within the Flavobacteriales bacterium genome, the region CTCTAAAGATAAAGACACCAAAGTCATGAAAATTATAGACATGATTTTGAGCAACAGCCAAGCGGGCCTTATTGACCTAAACCTCAACCAAGAACAAAAGGTATTACAAGCAAGCTGTTTCCCATACATACTAACTGATTACAGTACACATATTATTTACGGCTCACCAAAACAAGGGCAATCGCTTGATGAATTAAAAGACCTATTACTTTTAGAGATTGAAAAGGTTAAGAGTGGAGATTTCCCAGATTGGTTAATCCCTGCTATCATCAGTGATATGAAACTCTCAAAAATAAAAACCTATGAAAGTAACTCATCAAGAGCGGACGAATTTGTAAAAGCCTTTATTCAAAATATAGAATGGGAAGACTACATTAATGAAATGGACGTTCTCGAAAGTATTACTAAAGAAGAGGTAGTTGAAGTGGCCAACAAATACTACAACGACAATTATGTGTTGGTAAGAAAAAACCTTGGTGAAGATAAGAGTGTTATTAAAGTTGCTAAACCAGCCATTACACCTGTTGAAGTAAACAGAGACGCTCAGTCAGACTTCTTAAAAGCCATCACTGAGGCTGAATTAAACGAAATTGAGCCTGAGTTCTTAAATTACGAAGACGATATTCAGCAAACAGATATCGGCGTTCCATTTATCCACAAGCAAAACACAGAAAATAGCCGTTTTAAACTATATTACATCAGCGACAGAGGAAATAACCACGATAAAAAGCTAAGCATGGCTATCGAGTACTTCAATTATTTAGGAACAGAAGATATTTCTCCCGCTCAGAAAAAAGAAGAATTCTACAAACTTGGTTGTGAAGTTTCCGTAAATAGCCAAAACGAACAAAGCTATATTTCACTTTCCGGACTAGACGATAATTTCGAGGCTTCAGTAGGACTATTTGAAAAACTATTATCTGAAGTTGTCGCCGACGAAGAAGCTCTTGAAAACCTTAAAATGGATGTACTCAAGAAAAGAGCCGACGCAAAATTAAATAAGCGTACCATACTATATAGCGGAATGAATAATTACGCCAAATATGGACCAAACAACCCATTTACTAATAATCTGTCTGATGCTGAAATAATGGCAATATCATCTGATGAGTTGATTGATATTATTCGAAACATGACGTCGTATGAGCACAGAATATTGTATTATGGACCAAAATCTTTAGAAGACGCTTCTGCATCTGTTCAGAGTTTACACCCTTTAAAAGATAACCTAAATCCTATAACAGAAATCAATGATTTTACTGAACTAGACATCAATAAAACATCAGTTTATGTTGTTGATTATGACATGAAACAAGCCGAAATACTAATGGTTTCAAAAGGTGAAACATTCAACAAAGAAAATATGCCTTTAATAAAGTTACACAATGAGTATTTCGGGGGAAGCATGGGAAGTATTGTATTCCAAACCTTGAGAGAATCAAAAGCCTTAGCCTATTCGGTGTACAGCACATACAGCTCGCCAAGAGAAATGGACAAATCGCATTATGTAATGGCATACATTGGCACTCAAGCCGATAAGCTTAAAGAAGCGATGATTGGTATGAATGAGTTACTAGATGAGCTTCCTGAAGTTGAAGCAAATCTTGAAAATGCTAAGGATGCAGTCGTTCAGAAAATACGTACTGAAAGAATTACTAAAGATAGAGTTCTGTTTAACTATGAAGCAGCTAAGCGATTGGGCTATGACTATGATTCAAGAAAAGACATCTATGACTCTATAGAGCAATTCGACATGTCTGATCTTACAGATTTTCATAATAACTATATGAGTGGAAAGGATTACACCATATTAGTACTTGGAAATAAAGAAGACTTAGACCTGAAAGCGCTTAAAGAGTATGGCGAAGTAAAATTTCTAACTTTAGAAGATGTTTTCGGATACTAAATAGTACATTTGCAAACTTATAATTTGAATAAAAAAATCATGAGCAAAATCAAAGTAGATAATCCAGTAGTTGAATTGGACGGAGATGAAATGACAAGAATCATTTGGAAGTTTATTAAAGATAAATTAATCC harbors:
- a CDS encoding insulinase family protein — encoded protein: MKTKLTFILILLALGWIVFNVTQDMSKIENKYETVKNDPMKSRLYTLDNGLKVYLSVYKDAPRVQTYIAVRAGSKNDPADATGLAHYLEHMLFKGTDKYGSLDYSKEAPMLEKIEELYEEYRQIDMTDTVNRDRVWGQIDSISGEAAKFAIANEYDKMISSVGAKGTNAYTSAEATVYLNDIPSNQLEKWLDIEAERFRMPVFRLFHTELEAVYEEKNIGMDTDGRKMFEALLSGLFKNHTYGTQTTIGTVEHLKNPSIKEIRKYFNKNYVPNNMAICMSGDFDPDSVITWINEKFGSFERKEDPEFIPGIEEPITEPIVKDVYGPDAERLYLGYRFPGSKDKDTKVMKIIDMILSNSQAGLIDLNLNQEQKVLQASCFPYILTDYSTHIIYGSPKQGQSLDELKDLLLLEIEKVKSGDFPDWLIPAIISDMKLSKIKTYESNSSRADEFVKAFIQNIEWEDYINEMDVLESITKEEVVEVANKYYNDNYVLVRKNLGEDKSVIKVAKPAITPVEVNRDAQSDFLKAITEAELNEIEPEFLNYEDDIQQTDIGVPFIHKQNTENSRFKLYYISDRGNNHDKKLSMAIEYFNYLGTEDISPAQKKEEFYKLGCEVSVNSQNEQSYISLSGLDDNFEASVGLFEKLLSEVVADEEALENLKMDVLKKRADAKLNKRTILYSGMNNYAKYGPNNPFTNNLSDAEIMAISSDELIDIIRNMTSYEHRILYYGPKSLEDASASVQSLHPLKDNLNPITEINDFTELDINKTSVYVVDYDMKQAEILMVSKGETFNKENMPLIKLHNEYFGGSMGSIVFQTLRESKALAYSVYSTYSSPREMDKSHYVMAYIGTQADKLKEAMIGMNELLDELPEVEANLENAKDAVVQKIRTERITKDRVLFNYEAAKRLGYDYDSRKDIYDSIEQFDMSDLTDFHNNYMSGKDYTILVLGNKEDLDLKALKEYGEVKFLTLEDVFGY